One window of Dama dama isolate Ldn47 chromosome 30, ASM3311817v1, whole genome shotgun sequence genomic DNA carries:
- the C30H13orf46 gene encoding uncharacterized protein C13orf46 homolog isoform X1 — translation MAARGALPGVLPRALLKAGSLLDCASCRTRAQESEDQGKDVRSEAEDASCQASLEDKQDGAQDARGQAPEDAKVEEASTRREQPAGGEGADECTPEAKEQEPESIKLDDLLEKEKPSVFVDIDLGDRAEEVKHQSRESRATHREAASSGPTAVPGTCPSRVCWPLRRDRAWGLRAGLGTRGHPGLFLTPSRQPTRVSAPPATPGPGSTLEVPGALENLLWDCGPSQELEDLVSTCREGSHKSPCLSMTQFYHLQNGNLNTCSPALFCSTLRTLPGAQRAPVSGTIFPTTTIVPVSTIIKTTTPLTVSISISLTAPPPTPPPFQHHSL, via the exons ATGGCCGCCAGAGGCGCCCTGCCGGGCGTCCTGCCGAGAGCGCTTCTTAAAGCTGGGAGCCTCCTAGACTGTGCCAGCTGCAGGACCAGGGCCCAGG AGTCCGAAGACCAGGGGAAGGACGTCAGGAGCGAAGCAGAAGATGCCAGCTG CCAGGCCAGCCTGGAGGACAAGCAGGACGGGGCCCAGGATGCCCGCGGGCAGGCGCCGGAGGACGCAAAGGTGGAGGAGGCCAGCACCCGCCGCGAGCAGCCGGCCGGAGGGGAGGGCGCAGACGAGTGCACCCCGGAGGCCAAG GAACAGGAGCCCGAGTCCATCAAGCTAGACGACCTTCTGGAGAAAGAG AAACCATCTGTGTTTGTGGACATTGACCTGGGAGACCGTGCTGAGGAGGTAAAGCACCAGAGCCGAGAAAGCCGGGCCACCCACAGGGAGGCAGCAAGCTCGGGGCCCACAGCGGTCCCGGGAACGTGCCCGAGCAGGGTGTGCTGGCCGCTGAGGAGAGACAGGGCCTGGGGTTTGAGGGCTGGCCTGGGGACCAGAGGGCACCCGGGCCTCTTTCTCACTCCCTCACGCCAACCCACACGCGTTTCTGCACCACCAGCAACACCAGGGCCTGGGTCAACACTCGAGGTGCCTGGGGCCCTCGAGAACCTCTTGTGGGATTGTGGTCCAAGCCAGGAGCTGGAAGATTTAGTCTCCACATGCAGGGAAGGCTCACACAAGTCACCATGCCTTTCCATGACTCAGTTttatcatctgcaaaatgggaatctTAATACCTGCAGCCCAGCATTGTTCTGTAGCACCCTCAGAACACTGCCTGGTGCCCAGAGAGCCCCTGTATCAGGTACTatcttccccaccaccaccatcgtcCCTGTCTCCACCATCATCAAGACTACCACCCCACTCACTGTCTCCATCAGCATCAGCCTCACCGCACCACCTCCAACACCACCACCATTTCAGCACCACTCTCTGTAA
- the RASA3 gene encoding ras GTPase-activating protein 3 isoform X2, producing the protein MKLAGMQYLHVTLKPTIEEICQSHKPCEIDPVRLKDGDSLESNMENLRQFVDRVFSVITKSGVSCPTVMCDIFFSLREAAAKRFQDDLDVRYTAVSSFIFLRFFAPAILSPNLFQLTPHHTDPQTSRTLTLVSKTIQTLGSLSKSKSASFKESYMAAFYEFFNEQKYADAVKNFLDLISSSGRRDPKSVQQPILLKEGFMIKRAQGRKRFGMKNFKKRWFRLTNHEFTYQKSKGDLPLYSIPIENILAVEPLEEESFKMKNMFQVIQPERALYIQANNCVEARAWTDILTKVSQRNQKRLAVYHPSAYLNGHWLCCRASSDTAAGCSPCTGGLPANIQLDIDGDRETERIYSLFSSYMSKLEKMQEACGSRSVYDGPEQEEYSTFIIDDPQETYKTLKQVIAGVGALEQEHAQYKRDKFKKTKYGSQEHPIGDKSFQSYIRQQSETPAHSM; encoded by the exons ATGAAGCTGGCGGGCATGCAGTACCTACACGTCACCCTGAAACCCACCATAGAGGAG ATTTGCCAGAGTCACAAGCCCTGTGAGATCGACCCCGTGAGGCTGAAGGACGGTGACAGCCTGGAGAGCAACATG GAGAACCTGCGGCAGTTCGTGGACCGCGTGTTCAGCGTCATCACCAAATCGGGGGTGAGCTGCCCCACCGTCATGTGTGACATCTTCTTCTCCTTGCGGGAGGCGGCCGCCAAGCGCTTCCAGG ATGACCTGGATGTACGGTACACAGCTGTGAGCAGCTTCATTTTCCTGCGGTTCTTCGCTCCAGCCATCCTGTCCCCCAACCTCTTCCAGCTCACGCCCCACCACACG GACCCACAGACATCGAGGACGCTGACACTTGTTTCGAAGACCATTCAGACTCTAGGCAGTCTGTCCAAGTCCAAGTCT GCCAGTTTTAAGGAGTCCTACATGGCTGCGTTCTACGAATTCTTCAATGAGCAGAAGTACGCTGACGCGGTGAAAAAC TTCCTGGATTTGATCTCATCCTCCGGGAGAAGAGACCCCAAGAGCGTGCAGCAGCCCATCCTGCTTAAGGAAGG GTTCATGATTAAGAGGGCACAAGGGAGAAAACGATTTGGGatgaagaattttaagaaaagatgGTTCCGCCTGACAAACCATGAATTTACCTACCAGAAAAGCAAAG GGGACCTGCCTCTCTACAGTATCCCCATCGAGAACATCCTGGCCGTGGAGCCGCTGGAGGAGGAGTCCTTCAAGATGAAGAAT ATGTTCCAGGTCATCCAGCCTGAGCGGGCGCTGTACATCCAGGCCAACAACTGCGTGGAGGCCAGAGCCTGGACTGACATCCTCACCAAGGTGAGCCAGCGCAACCAGAAGCGCCTGGCCGTCTACCACCCGTCGGCCTACCTGAACGGCCACTGGCTGTGCTGCAGGGCCTCCTCGGACACGGCCGCGGGCTGCTCCCCCTGCACTGG CGGCCTCCCAGCAAACATCCAGCTGGACATCGACGGGGACCGAGAGACCGAACGTATCTACTCCCTCTTCAGCTCGTACATGAGCAAACTCGAGAAGATGCAAG AGGCCTGCGGAAGCAGATCCGTGTACGACGGGCCAGAGCAGGAGGAGTACTCCACGTTCATCATCGACGACCCCCAGGAGACCTACAAGACGCTGAAGCAGGTCATCGCCGGGGTCGGGGCCCTGGAGCAAGAGCATGCCCAGTACAAAAGGGACAAGTTCAAGAAGACCAAGTACGGAAGCCA GGAGCATCCCATTGGAGACAAGAGCTTCCAGAGCTACATCAGGCAGCAGTCTGAGACCCCTGCCCATTCCATGTGA